One Rhizoctonia solani chromosome 3, complete sequence genomic region harbors:
- a CDS encoding glycoside hydrolase family 76 protein yields the protein MARTTTALFLALPLLVSAVDLGVPLSWRKFSNSRPVTERQNIAQAAIDNIKQYVNYDNYELNGLGYWGSANTWSAMALKDKATGNQANRGIVSDALGNNIYWHPHYYKYEYNDDAMWWGTANIYAYRAYKDNVLLGAIVTVVPFGSSVVTAAHAAAGKHPLKTGTLKGTCGGTTMAGGVFWRTTANDMGMNAITTGLYMTLSAYLAEATGDSKYTNAAILSANWIKNHRYSTSAKIVLDSINSADCTTSADSFTFTYNSGKFVEGLAVLKDVTKDAQWTNLMTETVNAAVKSNHWQGSDGIITEGQDGDLNTNNDGRIFKAVFLRGLTEVFQRSVADNNLRILIHSYVDVQYNALLDLASNGASYGVVWHGPYFGPTSWGQNAAVDVLVAAIVAN from the exons ATGGCTCGTACTACTACTGCTCTCTTCCTCGCTCTTCCACTGTTAGTATCGGCCGTTGACCTTGGTGTGCCTCTTTCCTGGAGG AAATTCAGCAATTCTCGACCCGTCACAGAACGCCAGAACATTGCTCAAGCT GCAATCG ATAATATCAAACAATATGTCAACTACGATAACTACGAACTTAATGGACTTGGATACTGGGGTTCTGCAAATACCTGGAGCGCCATGGCTTTAAAAGACAAGGCTACAGGAAATCAAGCAAACAGAGGGATTGTCAGTGATGCGTTAGGG AACAATATATATTGGCATCCTCACTACTACAAATATGAATACAACGACGATGCGAT GTGGTGGGGGACAGCaaacatatatgcgtatcgCGCATACAAAGATAATGTCTTGCTTGG AGCTATTGTAACAGTCGTTCCTTTTGGGTCTAGCGTCGTCACCGCTGCACATGCTGCGGCCGGAAAACATCCTCTTAAAACAGGTACACTCAAGGGTACTTGTGGTGGTACAACTATGGCTGGGGGCGTCTTCTGG AGGACCACGGCCAATGATATGGGCATGAACGCTATCACTACCGGGCTCTATATGAC CCTCTCTGCTTACCTGGCTGAGGCCACTGGAGACTCCAAGTACACGAACGCGGCCATTCTCTCCGCCAACTGGATCAAAAATCACAGATACTCTACTTCTGCTAAGATTGTGCTCGACTCGATTAATTCTGCGGATTGTACCACTTCTGCGGATTCGTTCACTTTTACCTATAATAGCGGTAAGTTCGTAGAAGGACTAGCAGTTCTCAAGGACGTAACCAAGGACGCTCAGTGGACCAATTT GATGACTGAAACTGTTAACGCGGCCGTCAAGTCTAATCACTGGCAAGGTTCGGATGGTATCATCACTGAGGGTCAGGACGGAGACCTTAACACCAACAATGATGGTCGAATCTTTAAGG CTGTCTTCCTTCGCGGCCTCACCGAAGTGTTCCAACGAAGCGTTGCCGACAACAATTTGCGAATTCTTATCCATAGCTATGTAGATGTGCAGTATAATGCACTTCTTGATCTAGCATCCAACGGGGCATCATATGGTGTTGTTTGGCATGGTCCGTACTTTGGACCAACATCATGGGGCCAGAATGCGGCGGTGGACGTCTTGGTTGCCGCGATTGTAGCAAATTAG
- a CDS encoding ubiquitin carboxyl-terminal hydrolase: MHHFYCSDPFNLGEDMAAGTPDRRSAKPNGSTPQPGPPNVGHQPPYGYGIPQYMNSYPLPPMPPAQLYPQHHHMPYAHYGYQQPIYQHPVHPPQGYPPMQYMPHMPAPHPHYASPTLAGPYQHSPSSWSPAPNMPSADQGMSTPPVYATPPYAPPPHMHHGGQTLYLPSPHATAPQVHSPSRTYARIPGQYQPGGSSSGSPSSNQANSLAPLPVILVDPQVESAVAPESPVVEQPIPVVEQIIPVVEPISATISSPPSQPPPQPPPPIEETKTQVEEAQEDGSLRFAGGRIPTPNAGSIITFAAPPSVSSTSSPPPNDPEPKSSVQSEPSEAPGKINVPFPQTFTSAPIFTDPVKDATSTNDPSITLFSPTTSSFLAKDIPEARYSIANRRPEVNAAPALSFSRRAKIPAFVVAAAVPLPTPPKPTKPASPLAVSQSPVKPVDLTTSAPQTNIEQPKGATPSEPTTEDQGPDVVKAPVQISQTPLAVQPGVSSTTTSALVPSDQLDPPTSTETPAAQPAPPVKQPPNIPAKSVKPSQPQSQKPATRTTTPVGSKQTPDMESKVNGHASSNGGYEPLPTNVPLHVVLSEGAKPYSAHSQVTQPRGLINSGNMCFANVVMQALFSGKTSLYEATILFLREFTPEPESPPPAAPKAKSRSGASTPMPPEQTRQQAWNENPFFPELLYAAMKQNKRFDSMQRGHQEDAEEFLGTLEHTFPSTNGDCSEGTAWTNGSISRTPGVENTREVQRPVSPDNKDGDWMEVGKKNKPAITRTTRATESAITRIFGGKLRSVLSIPGSSKDSVTLEPYQPLQLDIQSDHIRTIEDALKHITVPEIVSMHSEARGGMVDAKKQVTLESLPPLLILHLKRLVYDAKGIQKNSKVIEYSTTLESGPIVSPTRRTKQSIKYQLYGVVYHHGKHATGGHYTIDVLRQDHSEWVRIDDTHIEPVTEKDVTAHEKHAKADKTAYLLFYRREPDNSK, translated from the exons ATGCACCACTTCTATTGCTCTGATCCTTTCAATCTAGGCGAAGACATGGCCGCAGGAACACCTGATCGTCGCTCTGCGAAACCCAATGGTTCGACTCCTCAACCCGGCCCTCCAAATGTCGGTCATCAACCGCCATATGGGTATGGTATCCCACAATACATGAATTCGTATCCCCTTCCGCCGATGCCTCCTGCCCAATTGTATCCTCAACACCATCATATGCCTTACGCGCACTATGGATACCAACAGCCTATATACCAACATCCCGTCCACCCTCCACAAGGGTATCCTCCGATGCAATACATGCCACACATGCCTGCCCCGCACCCTCATTATGCATCTCCTACACTCGCTGGGCCCTACCAACATTCGCCTTCATCATGGTCACCCGCGCCCAACATGCCTTCAGCTGACCAAGGAATGTCTACGCCACCGGTTTATGCGACGCCGCCTTATGCTCCTCCCCCGCACATGCACCATGGTGGACAGACTTT GTATCTTCCTTCCCCGCACGCTACGGCCCCTCAAGTACATTCTCCGTCCCGAACTTACGCCCGGATTCCTGGACAATATCAGCCTGGAGGCTCGAGCTCTGGTTCACCGTCAAGCAACCAGGCGAATTCGCTTGCGCCTCTTCCAGTAATATTGGTAGATCCGCAAGTCGAATCGGCAGTAGCCCCCGAAAGCCCGGTGGTTGAGCAACCTATCCCGGTGGTCGAGCAAATTATCCCAGTGGTCGAACCTATATCAGCAACAATATCATCGCCCCCATCCCAACCGCCTCCTCAACCTCCACCTCCTATTGAAGAAACAAAGACCCAGGTAGAGGAAGCTCAAGAGGATGGGTCATTGAGATTTGCTGGTGGGAGGATACCAACGCCAAACGCCGGCTCGATAATTACATTTGCTGCTCCTCCCTCTGTCTCTTCAACTTCATCACCACCTCCGAACGATCCGGAACCCAAAAGTTCTGTACAATCTGAGCCTAGCGAAGCTCCGGGGAAAATTAATGTTCCGTTTCCCCAGACCTTTACATCGGCTCCGATTTTTACCGACCCTGTGAAAGATGCTACATCTACCAATGACCCATCGATCACATTGTTCTCGCCAACGACGTCGAGCTTCTTGGCAAAGGATATACCAGAAGCACGATATTCCATAGCTAATCGTAGGCCTGAAGTCAATGCTGCACCTGCTTTATCTTTCAGTCGACGAGCGAAAATTCCGGCCTTTGTTGTGGCTGCCGCTGTTCCTCTTCCTACTCCGCCCAAGCCCACCAAACCTGCCAGTCCTCTGGCGGTGTCCCAAAGTCCGGTTAAACCAGTGGATCTCACGACGTCAGCACCCCAAACGAATATCGAGCAGCCAAAGGGAGCCACGCCAAGTGAACCAACGACTGAGGATCAAGGGCCAGATGTTGTCAAAGCTCCTGTCCAAATATCTCAAACTCCTTTGGCAGTTCAACCCGGAGTTTCCTCAACGACAACTTCCGCACTTGTACCATCAGATCAGTTGGACCCGCCTACGTCGACCGAAACACCtgctgcacagcctgcaccACCCGTCAAGCAGCCTCCAAA CATCCCCGCAAAGTCTGTCAAACCATCACAACCTCAGTCACAGAAACCGGCTACAAGAACTACTACCCCTGTTGGATCGAAGCAAACACCTGACATGGAATCAAAGGTCAACGGACATGCCTCATCCAACGGCGGATATGAGCCACTTCCGACGAACGTTCCGTTGCATGTTGTCTTATCCGAAGGAGCCAAACCATATTCAGCACATTCCCAGGTCACTCAACCGCGCGGACTAATCAACTCGGGTAACATGTGCTTTGCAAATGTAGTGATGCAAGCACTG TTTAGCGGGAAGACTTCATTGTACGAAGCAAC AATCCTGTTCTTGCGTGAATTCACTCCTGAGCCCGAGTCACCGCCTCCAGCGGCACCCAAGGCCAAGTCTCGCTCCGGCGCTTCGACCCCCATGCCCCCTGAACAAACTCGACAGCAAGCCTGGAATGAAAATCCATTCTTCCCTGAACTCTTGTACGCAGCCATGAAGCAGAACAAACGATTTGACAGCATGCAG CGCGGACACCAAGAAGACGCTGAAGAATTCTTGG GAACTCTTGAGCATACTTTCCCGAGTACAAACGGAGACTGCTCCGAAGGAACAGCTTGGACAAACGGTTCGATTAGTAGAACGCCCGGGGTTGAGAACACTCGAGAAGTTCAGCGTCCAGTCAGTCCGGATAATAAGGATGGCGACTGGATGGAGGTCGGCAAGAAGAACAAACCAGCAATTACGCGAACG ACTCGAGCAACGGAGTCCGCGATCACTCGGATATTTGGGGGGAAGCTTCGCTCCGTGCTGTCGATCCCAGGCTCGTCCAAGGACTCGGTGACCCTGGAACCGTACCAACCATTGCAATTGGACATACAG AGCGATCACATTCGCACCATCGAGGATGCTCTGAAACACATCACCGTCCCTGAGATCGTGTCAATGCACTCGGAGGCACGAGGCGGGATGGTTGATGCGAAGAAGCAAGTCACACTCGAGTCGTTGCCCCCACTGTTAATTCTTCACCTGAAGCGACTTGTTTACGACGCGAAAGGTATCCAAAAGAATTCCAAGGTCATTGAGTACTCCACTACACTTGAATCCGGCCCG ATCGTTTCGCCGACTCGCCGAACGAAGCAATCGATCAAGTATCAATTATACGGTG TGGTGTATCATCACGGGAAACATGCAACTGGCGGCCATTATACAATCGACGTCCTCAGGCAAGATCACTCAGAATGGGTGAGGATCGACGACACGCACATCGAACCAGTCACAGAAAAAGACGTAACCGCCCACGAAAAACACGCCAAGGCAGATAAAACTGCGTACTTGTTGTTCTATAGGCGAGAGCCTGACAACTCAAAATAA
- a CDS encoding rRNA 2'-O-methyltransferase fibrillarin produces the protein MAFGASGGRGGFGGGRGGARGGRGGGDRGGRGGGRGGRGGLGARGGGGGRGGGRGAAGGRGRGAGGRGGRGGRGGAKGGANVILEPHRHPGVFVAKGKEHLLVTRNLVPGESVYGEKRISIEGPADDAGVPAKTEYRVWNPFRSKLAAGILGGLDDIYIAPGKKVLYLGAASGTSVSHVADVVGPEGTVYARTNVIPIVEDARYPNKYRMLLSLVDVVFADVAQPDQARIVALNSHHFLKNGGHAVISIKANCIDSTQPAEVVFASEVKKLQAEKFKPLEQLTLEPYERDHAMLIAEYRRHV, from the exons ATGGCATTTG GTGCATCTGGAGGTCGTGGTGGATTCGGCGGAGGTCGAGGCGGCGCCCGTGGAGGCAGGGGCGGCGGTGATCGTGGCGGTCGCGGGGGAGGCCGAG GAGGGCGAG GTGGGCTCGGTGCCCGAGGTGGAGGCGGGGGCCGCGGGGGTGGACGAGGTGCAGCCGGAGGCCGAGGCCGAGGTGCGGGAGGTAGGGGCGGAAGGGGTGGCCGCGGAGGTGCCAAAGGTGGTGCAAATGTCATCTTGGAACCCCATCGTCACCCAGGTGTCTTTGTCGCAAAAGGCAAGGAGCACCTATTGGTCACCCGCAATCTCGTACCAGGAGAGTCTGTCTATGGCGAGAAGCGAATCTCCATTGAAGGCCCCGCTGATGACGCAGGAGTGCCAGCCAAGACTGAATACCGAGTATGGAATCCTTTCAGGAGCAAGCTCGCAGCTGGTATTCTTGGTGGCCTCGACGATATCTACATTGCTCCTGGAAAAAAGGTACTCTATCTTGGTGCCGCGAGCGGTACTAGTGTGAGCCATGTTGCCGATGTTGTTGGTCCA GAAGGCACTGTTTATGCT CGGACAAATGTAATTC CCATTGTCGAGGACGCTCGCTACCCTAACAAATACCGCATGCTCCTGTCTCTTGTGGATGTTGTCTTTGCAGACGTCGCCCAGCCGGATCAGGCCCGTATCGTCGCCTTAAACTCCCACCACTTCCTCAAGAATGGCGGCCATGCGGTCATTTCTATCAAGGCAAACTGCATTGACTCGACCCAGCCCGCCGAAGTTGTATTCGCATCTGAGGTCAAAAAGCTACAGGCGGAAAAATTCAAGCCGCTTGAGCAACTTACTCTTGAG CCATACGAAAGAGACCACGCCATGCTGATCGCTGAATACAGAAGACACGTTTGA
- a CDS encoding GNAT family acetyltransferase, producing MPNTRTATFRTYGSRGSGARTRTPSDDIIVDEEIPESSAHNGAKTSFSALKRKCSSPNLHSFFGGAQTLKKPKLSARSGKSIPKCHNSTQNISDIPALAQLHFLSKDTLVTCKLCNLSYTRGAPEDESLHRSHCLRVIKGMEWSREERTLEKPLGSGTSHVEIVEERCALPNGDVGRIVRIRCDVTKGKLGQKVTMLLSTINKALSAPSLPGSGLSSSKAYVMIIPAKPKLGAKNKTLAKRPNTERIVGCVVTTHITSAMRVIDSSELESSDVSKSNLVCVDIDDSSGNVYCDPTPIPATLGIPRLFVVPSHRRQGIAQALLNAAAKTAVWGCPLDPTGGQIAFSQPTASGRAIMKAWGGDSIHIYDEQ from the exons ATGCCAAACACACGAACGGCTACTTTCAGAACCTACGGTTCTCGCGGGTCCGGGGCCCGTACAAGGACACCTTCCGATGATATCATTGTTGACGAGGAGATACCAGAATCGAGTGCACACAACG GGGCCAAGACGTCATTCTCGGCATTGAAACGCAAATGTTCGTCCCCGAACCTACATTCGTTCTTCGGAGGAGCCCAGACTCTGAAGAAACCTAAGCTTTCTGCTCGGTCCGGTAAATCGATACCCAAGTGTCACAATAGTACCCAGAACATTTCAGATATCCCAGCACTCGCACAGCTTCATTTCCTCTCTAAAGATACGTTGGTGACGTGCAAATTGTGTAATCTTTCATACACACGGGGGGCTCCAGAAGATGAAAGCCTTCATCGTTCGCATTGTTTGCGAGTCATTAAAGGGATGGAATGGTCCCGGGAGGAACGTACCCTGGAGAAACCATTAGGTTCAGGAACGTCGCATGTCGAAATAGTGGAAGAGCGCTGCGCACTCCCCAATGGTGATGTTGGAAGGATAGTGAGGATAAGATGTGATGTGACCAAGGGGAAGTTGGGCCAAAAA GTTACGATGTTGCTTTCAACAATAAATAAAGCTCTCTCCGCACCTTCTTTGCCCGGTTCTGGACTTAGCTCATCCAAAGCCTATGTGATGATAATTCCCGCCAAACCCAAGTTGGGAGCCAAAAATAAAACGTTGGCAAAGCGGCCCAACACTGAACGTATTGTCGGTTGTGTTGTCACTACTCATATTACGAGCGCGATGCGTGTTATCGATAGTAGTGAGCTCGAATCATCAGATGTATCAAAGTCTAACCTTGTCTGCGTGGATATCGACGATTCCAGCGGAAATGTCTATTGCGA TCCTACCCCTATACCAGCAACCTTAGGAATTCCACGTTTGTTTGTAGTACCTTCCCATCGCCGTCAAGGAATTGCGCAGGCGCTACTAAATGCGGCTGCCAAAACTGCCGTATGGGGATGTCCTCTCGATCCTACTGGAGGGCAGATCGCGTTTTCTCAGCCTACGGCGAGTGGCCGCGCTATAATGAAGGCATGGGGCGGAGATAGCATTCATATCTACGACGAACAATAG
- a CDS encoding major facilitator superfamily transporter has product MNSDQQEQSGLLSEDYDGDAYLESRDSPQRHEDNQALGGRSKDYYRIITILCIANAMVIASFQVVYPFINQMVVELGIAKDSDSAGYYSGLLESGLALAGFVTTIPCSYLSDAFGRKPVMIASMIGTMVSLFFFGTGRSFLGIFVSRCIGGAFGPNWTWTGSFTILGEVADAASASGAYSAINVAYSVGNMISPSIGGFLVHPSDRFSAFQGDFWKNNPFALPCFVGILLSGITVLIIMIALPETLPSKDGWTRKRERQMSVSMRASVYSTTSTGPGLDGFVNNPVGSISFRRGRHEREATDDSEYQAASESLLATNGPVSVWSVLTPTTIPVLITSFALAFLAGAFPSRLFSI; this is encoded by the exons ATGAACTCGGATCAACAAGAACAGTCAGGCTTATTGTCCGAAGACTATGACGGCGACGCATACTTGGAATCACGGGATTCTCCCCAACGACATGAGGATAACCAGGCCCTTGGAGGACGCAGCAAAGATTATTACAGGATCATTACTATCCTTTGCATTGCTAATGCCATGGTGATCGCTTCCTTTCAAGTAGTTTATCCCTTCATCA ACCAGATGGTTGTTGAACTAGGAATAGCGAAGGATTCAGATTCGGCGGGTTATTACTCGGGGCTACTT GAGAGTGGACTTGCACTGGCCGGATTTGTGACCACAATTCCGTGCAGCTATCTCAGTGATGCCTTTGGTCGGAAGCCTGTTATGATTGCGAGTATGATCGGAACAATGGTTTCCCTATTCTTCTTTGGCACTGGGCGCAGTTTCCTAGGTATCTTTGTTAGCCGATGTATTGGGGGCGCCTTTGGCCCGAACTGGACATGGACTGGCTCATTCACCATATTGGGCGAAGTAGCCGATGCTGCAAGTGCTTCGGGAGCCTACTCAGCTATCAATGTGGCCTACTCCGTAG GGAACATGATAA GCCCCTCGATTGGTGGGTTTCTTGTTCATCCAAGTGATCGTTTTTCAGCATTTCAAGGCGATTTCTGGAAGAATAACCCCTTTGCGCTACCATGTTTCGTTGGAATATTATTATCGGGAATTACCGTACTCATTATAATGATTGCCCTTCCTGAA ACTCTCCCCTCGAAAGATGGTTGGACCCGTAAACGAGAAAGGCAGATGTCTGTTTCAATGCGCGCGAGTGTTTACTCGACCACTAGCACAGGACCAGGGCTGGACGGATTTGTCAACAATCCGGTTGGGAGCATCTCGTTTCGTAGAGGAAGGCACGAGCGCGAGGCTACGGATGACTCTGAGTACCAGGCCGCTTCCGAGTCCTTATTGGCAACCAACGGACCAGTTTCGGTTTGGTCCGTGCTAACGCCAACTACAATTCCCGTTCTTATAACGAGCTTTGCCCTTGCATTCCTTGCCGGTGCGTTCCCGTCTCGACTGTTCTCGATTTAG